In Nitrospira sp., the following are encoded in one genomic region:
- a CDS encoding transposase, producing MEKQSTKVPEASSMRWENLETWVRNHVQGFIQQVLEQEVSEFLGRQKSQRRSPLDERGYRNGYGKPRRLTLSCGTVTVQRPRVRDTEARFVSQVLPLFKRKSTTIEEVVPELYLHGLALGDFELALRGLLGEGAPLSGSTVARL from the coding sequence ATGGAGAAGCAGAGCACAAAGGTTCCTGAAGCGTCAAGTATGAGGTGGGAGAATTTGGAAACCTGGGTCCGTAACCACGTGCAAGGATTTATCCAGCAGGTGCTGGAGCAGGAAGTCAGTGAGTTCTTGGGGCGTCAGAAATCGCAGCGTCGGTCTCCGCTCGATGAGCGCGGCTATCGGAATGGCTATGGGAAGCCCCGTCGCTTGACCCTGAGCTGTGGCACGGTCACGGTACAACGGCCGCGGGTGCGGGACACGGAAGCCCGGTTTGTCAGTCAGGTGTTACCGTTGTTCAAGCGCAAGAGCACGACGATCGAGGAGGTCGTCCCGGAGCTCTATCTGCATGGGCTGGCCCTGGGGGACTTTGAGCTGGCGCTGCGGGGGCTGTTAGGGGAGGGAGCGCCGCTGTCGGGCTCGACCGTGGCGCGGCTCTAA
- a CDS encoding Dyp-type peroxidase, whose translation MITNDDLPDIQGNILTGYGAKAATYLFYRVDLLEKARQWLGTISERITTEDHVRSKQEKLRTWLNVALTFQGLKALGLPQASLKSFPVEFQQGMTERAPILCDFGSSEPKNWDSPLGTPQLHIMVLVQGDKETDCKDLIKSLESQMIPLVSREALEKSGVSLLGQEKATGLPGDKEHFGFRDGISQPWIEGMEERMGDPIQPHGGKRTIDGPKPLKTGEFILGHEDELNRIPQPLVPHGLSKNGTYLVLRKLSQKVALFREEIEARAEYVFGKVEVEKEDPKKRQLLIIKRREHRDRLMALMVGRWPSGCPVVSSPDKDDPSFATNDKINAFNYDEDGDGAGCPIGAHIRRMNPRDWHPGKDGKPVIEPISTRHRMIRRSLPYGPELLEEPTQDDIKKERGLMFVALVADIARQFEFVQRHWINDGDFFQLDKNERDPLMGSNCDRRDVSSSKPSHVEDRRKFTVPAATRLPWALNLPEFVTTKGGEYFFLPSKTALKALATRRFSSFKEAFDLTTTTITDPRARARAQRGLIQEWLNHSPYETLQELLHKEPNGRFTAPGYPGDMMPTMIVTKYADVCEVLTNPDMTVELYNQKMEVKKDPDSPRPPRGPFILGRNPDDPFYQKEQTCIAAAIKATIPKLGSLLSTILDTVFADIKTKQPRIDVIEDLAWRVPIELADHFFGVPGPDQAILKKWLRDIYKDTFHNLQKDTVFQRNADLAVAGMSSYLDGLIQQLARSGGSPNSVLEELIAIQKREPDLVRDFAKRNIMGLLVGLVDPTLKTIARTVDQLIRRPKELQEVHDAATGGNRDLVLRYVLEAMRFNPMSHVLYRKCRKDVTIAAGTPTKLTIKEGTMVFASTMTAMFDKEGPFKDPTVFQVGRNPGDYLFFGYSSHKCMGQHLITIVIHEVFMHFLAFKNLRRANDDPFNPFDHVPEHLYLEYDL comes from the coding sequence ATGATAACGAACGATGATTTACCGGACATTCAAGGTAACATTCTGACTGGGTACGGTGCGAAGGCCGCTACCTATCTCTTCTATCGCGTCGATCTTCTTGAAAAAGCACGGCAATGGTTAGGCACAATCTCCGAAAGAATTACAACGGAAGATCACGTCCGATCAAAGCAAGAGAAGCTGCGCACGTGGTTGAATGTGGCGCTCACATTTCAAGGGTTGAAAGCCCTTGGCCTCCCACAAGCATCTCTGAAGAGTTTCCCCGTCGAATTTCAGCAAGGGATGACAGAGCGTGCTCCTATCCTCTGCGATTTTGGCTCGAGCGAGCCTAAGAATTGGGACAGCCCTCTGGGAACCCCACAACTCCACATTATGGTTCTCGTACAGGGGGACAAGGAGACGGACTGCAAGGATCTCATAAAATCGCTTGAGTCCCAAATGATACCGCTGGTGTCCAGAGAGGCCTTAGAGAAGTCGGGGGTGAGTTTGCTGGGGCAAGAGAAAGCGACAGGACTTCCGGGAGACAAAGAGCATTTTGGGTTTCGTGACGGCATTAGCCAGCCCTGGATCGAAGGCATGGAGGAGCGGATGGGGGATCCGATTCAACCTCACGGTGGAAAAAGGACAATAGATGGACCTAAGCCTCTGAAGACCGGTGAATTCATTCTGGGACATGAGGATGAGCTGAACCGCATTCCTCAACCGCTCGTACCTCATGGGCTCAGCAAGAACGGCACCTATTTAGTGCTACGGAAGCTATCTCAAAAGGTCGCATTGTTCAGGGAGGAAATCGAAGCAAGGGCAGAGTATGTATTTGGAAAAGTGGAGGTCGAGAAGGAGGATCCAAAAAAAAGACAGCTCCTCATAATAAAGCGCAGAGAACACCGAGACCGGCTCATGGCCCTCATGGTTGGACGTTGGCCAAGTGGATGCCCTGTGGTCAGTTCTCCTGATAAGGACGATCCCTCATTTGCCACCAATGACAAGATCAATGCATTTAACTACGATGAGGATGGTGACGGTGCGGGATGTCCAATCGGTGCCCATATTCGGAGAATGAATCCTCGTGATTGGCATCCAGGAAAAGATGGCAAGCCTGTGATTGAGCCAATTAGCACGAGACATCGGATGATCAGACGGAGCCTTCCCTATGGACCGGAACTACTCGAAGAGCCAACACAGGACGACATTAAAAAAGAGCGTGGTCTGATGTTCGTCGCCTTGGTCGCCGATATTGCACGTCAATTCGAGTTTGTCCAACGCCATTGGATCAATGATGGAGATTTCTTCCAGCTGGATAAGAATGAACGCGATCCGTTGATGGGGAGCAACTGTGACAGGAGAGATGTCTCCTCGTCCAAGCCCTCTCATGTGGAGGATCGCCGCAAATTCACCGTTCCCGCTGCGACCAGACTTCCATGGGCCCTGAACCTTCCTGAATTTGTCACCACCAAAGGTGGAGAATACTTTTTTCTGCCGAGCAAGACAGCCTTGAAGGCGTTGGCCACAAGGAGGTTCTCCTCATTTAAGGAAGCCTTTGATCTGACTACGACCACCATAACTGATCCTCGTGCACGAGCACGGGCTCAGAGAGGTCTCATTCAAGAATGGCTGAATCACTCTCCATATGAGACCTTACAGGAACTACTTCACAAGGAACCAAATGGCCGGTTCACGGCTCCGGGGTACCCAGGTGACATGATGCCGACGATGATTGTGACGAAATACGCCGATGTTTGCGAAGTTCTCACAAACCCAGATATGACCGTCGAATTATATAACCAGAAAATGGAAGTCAAAAAGGACCCGGACTCTCCAAGGCCTCCACGCGGTCCGTTTATTTTGGGGAGAAACCCAGACGATCCGTTTTATCAGAAAGAGCAGACTTGTATAGCAGCTGCAATCAAAGCCACAATTCCAAAGCTCGGTAGCCTTCTCTCAACTATACTGGATACGGTCTTCGCGGATATCAAGACGAAGCAGCCACGGATTGATGTTATTGAAGATCTCGCCTGGCGTGTACCGATCGAGCTTGCCGATCACTTTTTCGGAGTGCCTGGACCGGACCAGGCCATCCTCAAGAAATGGCTCCGGGACATCTACAAAGATACCTTTCATAACCTTCAAAAAGACACGGTATTCCAACGCAACGCAGACCTGGCAGTTGCTGGGATGAGTTCCTATTTGGATGGGCTCATTCAGCAACTTGCCCGATCAGGCGGCTCTCCAAATTCCGTTTTGGAGGAACTGATAGCAATCCAGAAGAGGGAACCGGATCTCGTCCGAGACTTTGCGAAGCGGAATATCATGGGGCTCCTGGTCGGATTGGTCGACCCCACCTTGAAAACTATTGCTCGCACGGTCGACCAGCTCATTCGTCGGCCAAAGGAATTGCAAGAAGTGCATGATGCCGCAACAGGAGGAAACCGGGATCTTGTTCTCAGATATGTGCTTGAAGCGATGCGATTCAATCCCATGAGTCACGTCCTCTACCGGAAGTGTCGGAAGGACGTGACGATTGCTGCCGGAACACCGACAAAGCTGACGATCAAGGAAGGAACAATGGTATTTGCCTCAACCATGACTGCCATGTTTGATAAAGAGGGGCCATTTAAAGATCCAACAGTCTTCCAAGTGGGCCGTAATCCTGGGGACTACCTTTTCTTCGGTTATAGCTCTCATAAATGCATGGGGCAGCATCTGATTACAATCGTCATCCATGAGGTCTTCATGCATTTCCTGGCATTTAAGAATCTTCGCAGAGCCAATGACGATCCATTTAACCCTTTCGATCATGTTCCGGAACACCTCTACCTCGAATATGACCTCTGA
- the ltrA gene encoding group II intron reverse transcriptase/maturase: MPRSKIAQKQRTLAVKATDDPEYRFDRLYDLLHWEPWIHHAASAVLSRPGSQTDGVDGTTRDYFKDHYETQMVMLIEQLKRGTYQPLPVRRVHIPKANGKKRPLGIPALRDRIVQEGIRMALDPIYESDFQPYSFGFRKGRCTMDAIAVLMPLANTSMKHYYVIEGDLKSYFDTVNHRILLRLLKKRIADRKLLSLIHRFLRAGVMDDHLFATTREGVPQGGIISPLLANVYLNEFDKWAVQKWQVPQSERRKARLSGQGSYAMVRYADDFVVVSNDGIEGVRQTKAAIKAFLEGELKLTLSEEKTLITHVNKGYDFLGFTVRRVNPEGRWVVHLRPTRKSVQHVKAKIKSLTGRNQTLYDEGTKMMQLNQVVRGWCAYYKHTSLHTDLEAISRYAWHRYHAWLLAKYKGSRKVQLITDKSRTILRRQRWVARTEGIEIHQWLPSPKELKRSRYYAKGRAGFAHPYLVDDPEHHTPEAFKGPDPAIYRTVRGLDENRNVPEDWHTRRLKVLKRDGFACIVCKDQNDLQVHHKKGLKSWAVKDLENLCRTHHHMAHGFRAGS, from the coding sequence ATGCCACGATCGAAGATTGCCCAAAAGCAGCGAACACTAGCCGTCAAAGCCACTGATGATCCGGAATACAGATTTGACCGTCTGTATGACCTTCTACACTGGGAACCCTGGATTCATCACGCGGCCTCCGCCGTATTGTCCCGACCGGGGAGTCAAACGGACGGGGTTGATGGGACAACCCGCGACTACTTCAAAGACCATTATGAAACCCAAATGGTCATGCTCATCGAGCAACTGAAGCGCGGCACGTACCAGCCACTCCCGGTACGACGTGTCCACATCCCGAAAGCCAACGGAAAGAAACGGCCGCTGGGCATTCCGGCCCTACGTGACCGGATCGTTCAGGAAGGCATCAGGATGGCACTGGACCCGATCTACGAGAGCGATTTTCAACCCTATTCGTTTGGCTTCAGGAAAGGACGATGCACGATGGACGCGATTGCAGTGCTGATGCCACTGGCGAATACCAGCATGAAGCACTACTACGTGATCGAGGGCGATCTCAAGAGCTATTTCGATACCGTGAATCATCGAATACTCCTGCGGTTACTCAAGAAACGTATCGCGGACCGGAAGCTTTTGAGCCTGATCCATCGGTTTCTCAGAGCGGGCGTCATGGACGATCACCTGTTTGCCACAACCCGTGAAGGGGTGCCGCAGGGCGGGATCATCTCGCCGCTGCTGGCGAATGTCTACCTCAACGAGTTTGACAAATGGGCGGTGCAGAAATGGCAGGTGCCGCAGTCTGAGAGACGGAAGGCACGGTTATCGGGGCAGGGCAGCTATGCCATGGTCCGATATGCCGATGACTTCGTGGTTGTCAGCAATGACGGCATCGAAGGCGTTCGGCAGACCAAGGCGGCCATCAAGGCGTTTCTGGAAGGTGAACTCAAACTCACCTTGTCGGAAGAAAAGACCCTGATTACACATGTCAACAAGGGCTATGACTTTCTGGGCTTCACGGTTCGGAGAGTCAACCCGGAAGGACGCTGGGTGGTGCATCTCAGACCCACTCGGAAAAGTGTTCAGCACGTCAAAGCCAAGATCAAAAGCCTGACAGGCAGAAATCAAACGCTTTACGATGAGGGTACCAAAATGATGCAGCTCAATCAGGTCGTCCGGGGCTGGTGTGCGTACTACAAGCACACCTCCCTACACACGGATCTGGAGGCGATCAGTCGGTATGCATGGCACCGGTACCACGCTTGGCTGCTGGCCAAATACAAGGGTAGCCGGAAAGTGCAACTCATCACGGATAAATCACGCACCATTTTACGGCGGCAACGGTGGGTTGCCAGAACGGAAGGCATTGAAATCCATCAATGGCTCCCGTCGCCAAAGGAGCTCAAGCGCTCACGATACTACGCGAAGGGTCGGGCCGGCTTTGCTCACCCGTACCTCGTTGATGATCCTGAGCACCACACTCCGGAGGCCTTCAAGGGACCTGATCCGGCCATCTATCGAACCGTCAGAGGTCTCGATGAAAACCGGAACGTTCCTGAGGACTGGCATACGCGCCGGCTCAAGGTGCTCAAGCGGGACGGTTTTGCGTGCATCGTCTGCAAGGACCAGAACGATCTACAGGTTCATCACAAGAAGGGACTCAAGTCCTGGGCGGTGAAGGATCTGGAGAACTTATGCCGGACGCACCATCACATGGCGCATGGCTTCAGGGCTGGCTCATAA
- a CDS encoding JAB domain-containing protein, whose product MAKQSVKQLNVPRFIPRYRITLVSEGGHTAPCGLLRDSAAAAAALRPCFAGLDREQFLVCCLDAKNASIGVNIVSIGSLTLSIVHPREVFKPAILLNACAILAVHNHPSGAPRSA is encoded by the coding sequence ATGGCCAAACAATCCGTCAAGCAACTCAACGTTCCACGCTTTATTCCGAGGTACCGTATCACGCTCGTGTCTGAGGGCGGTCACACCGCTCCCTGCGGTCTGCTTCGTGATTCCGCTGCCGCGGCTGCTGCGCTGCGTCCATGCTTTGCTGGTCTCGATCGCGAGCAGTTTCTCGTCTGTTGTCTCGATGCCAAGAACGCCAGCATCGGCGTGAACATCGTCTCGATCGGGTCGCTCACGCTTAGCATTGTGCACCCTCGTGAAGTCTTCAAACCGGCCATCCTCCTCAACGCCTGTGCGATTTTGGCCGTTCATAACCACCCCTCCGGTGCGCCAAGAAGCGCATAA
- a CDS encoding sigma-54 dependent transcriptional regulator, which yields MEQENILVVDDDEGLLHLLKMRLSAMGFGVTPCTTGKDAVGEAKKTMFDLAITDLRLRGEDGLDVTEELLRSHPGLPVIILTAHGSIPNAVEAMQRGAFGYLTKPFDDKELKATIEKALAQQRMGREIQRLKSLVKELYGLENVVARSPAMQRLFQQIAQVADSDATILLFGETGTGKEVMARVIHTNSRRGKGPFVAVNCAAIPETLFESELFGHVKGAFTSALGAKRGLFQLANGGTLFLDEIGEMPLSMQVKLLRAVQEREVREVGSETSVKVDVRIIAATNKDLGEAVKNGTFRNDLYYRISVVPLFIPPLRERRDDIPLLAQHFLKLSVKRANKEVKGFTPAALHRLMVNSWPGNVRELENVVEKAVVMSRQDMLTPDLLPAVTVAPDSPLKPLTEAKEDFERTYLKNVLQLTSGNISRAAQFAGRYRADFYKMLRKYGLHPSTTKGGKPDSEIDELESEANMTEANR from the coding sequence ATGGAGCAAGAAAACATTCTCGTAGTCGACGATGATGAGGGGCTGTTGCATTTGTTGAAAATGCGGCTGTCCGCGATGGGGTTTGGTGTCACACCTTGTACCACGGGGAAGGACGCGGTCGGAGAGGCGAAGAAAACGATGTTTGATTTAGCGATCACCGATCTGCGTCTTCGCGGGGAAGATGGGTTGGACGTGACCGAAGAACTACTCAGAAGCCATCCGGGTCTTCCGGTCATCATCCTGACGGCGCATGGGAGCATTCCAAATGCTGTCGAGGCGATGCAACGAGGAGCTTTCGGGTACCTAACGAAGCCGTTTGATGACAAAGAGCTGAAAGCCACGATTGAGAAAGCGCTCGCGCAACAGCGAATGGGCCGAGAGATTCAGCGGCTCAAGTCGCTGGTCAAAGAGCTGTACGGACTCGAAAATGTCGTGGCGCGGAGTCCGGCGATGCAACGGCTCTTCCAGCAAATCGCGCAAGTAGCCGATTCAGATGCGACGATTTTGCTGTTCGGCGAAACCGGAACCGGCAAAGAGGTGATGGCGCGCGTCATCCATACGAACAGTCGGCGTGGGAAGGGGCCTTTTGTGGCGGTCAACTGCGCCGCCATACCCGAAACGCTGTTCGAGAGCGAGTTGTTCGGGCATGTGAAGGGCGCCTTCACGAGCGCCCTTGGCGCGAAGCGCGGATTGTTTCAATTGGCCAACGGGGGCACGCTGTTCCTCGACGAGATCGGGGAGATGCCGTTGTCCATGCAGGTCAAATTGTTGCGTGCCGTACAGGAACGAGAGGTTCGAGAAGTGGGGTCGGAGACCTCGGTCAAGGTGGACGTTCGCATCATTGCAGCGACCAATAAGGACCTCGGCGAGGCGGTGAAGAACGGGACGTTCCGTAATGATCTCTACTATCGAATCTCAGTGGTTCCTCTGTTCATTCCACCCCTGCGGGAGCGGCGGGACGATATCCCGTTGTTGGCTCAACACTTCCTCAAGCTCAGCGTGAAGCGGGCCAACAAGGAGGTGAAGGGATTCACCCCCGCCGCGCTTCATCGGCTTATGGTCAATTCCTGGCCGGGCAACGTGCGCGAGTTGGAAAACGTAGTTGAAAAGGCCGTGGTGATGTCGCGGCAAGATATGCTCACGCCGGATTTGCTGCCGGCGGTCACTGTGGCCCCAGATTCGCCCCTCAAGCCGCTGACAGAGGCCAAAGAAGATTTCGAGCGGACCTATTTGAAAAATGTTCTCCAATTGACGAGCGGAAATATCTCTCGTGCTGCACAGTTCGCCGGGCGGTACCGAGCCGACTTCTACAAGATGCTAAGGAAATATGGTCTTCATCCGTCGACCACGAAAGGTGGAAAGCCGGATTCGGAGATAGATGAGCTCGAAAGCGAAGCGAATATGACCGAGGCGAACCGATAG
- a CDS encoding outer membrane protein transport protein: MSHGEAFRVLDQGAAASGQGTAFAAQADDPSAVHYNPAGMTQLPGVQFYGGIMLVGGHYDFTSANNTSYRANLDGAIAVPPPMNFYVTANLSHVGNAFFKNLSIGLGLNSPYGLIINYPRDVPFRALNTDATLPLLDIKATLAYRVNDYLSIGGGVDIYTFTSLAGAGALQSHSIVPPNTDLELNAKDTAFAYNVGLLLTPWRTEGQPRLNLAFVYRSQTTLNLQGELLRNGVRLADAEVDLTLPEIVTGAVAYWPIRDESREWKLEVDVDYANWHSFKQVDLRLSNGTVQPKPRNWNGVFIIRTGTEYKWIRPSILPEWDITARFGYIRSQTPVPERTFEPAVPDANYNSFSVGLGFHCKGKGNFLGFIKCQNPLVGPVSIKGVGLDLAYKNQICESRTVTNNILPVVNGTWETLLHAGVMNIRMNF; this comes from the coding sequence TTGTCTCATGGTGAGGCCTTTCGTGTCCTCGATCAAGGCGCGGCCGCATCCGGTCAAGGGACGGCCTTTGCCGCGCAGGCGGACGACCCATCAGCGGTGCACTATAATCCTGCAGGAATGACCCAGCTGCCTGGTGTTCAATTCTACGGTGGTATCATGCTGGTCGGCGGGCATTACGACTTCACGAGTGCCAACAACACGAGCTACAGGGCAAACCTGGATGGTGCGATTGCGGTCCCACCACCGATGAATTTCTATGTTACGGCCAATTTGTCCCATGTAGGCAACGCGTTCTTCAAAAATCTGAGTATCGGACTAGGCCTTAATTCCCCGTATGGGCTGATCATCAATTATCCTAGGGATGTTCCCTTCAGGGCTTTGAATACCGACGCTACGCTGCCCTTACTCGATATCAAAGCAACCCTCGCGTATCGAGTCAATGACTACCTCTCGATTGGCGGGGGTGTGGATATCTATACATTTACCAGTTTGGCCGGGGCGGGAGCCCTGCAAAGTCATTCGATTGTTCCTCCAAACACCGATCTCGAGTTGAATGCGAAAGATACTGCATTCGCCTACAATGTTGGACTGCTCCTAACTCCATGGCGTACTGAGGGGCAGCCTCGCCTGAACTTGGCATTTGTGTATCGGAGCCAGACCACACTCAATCTACAAGGAGAGCTTCTCAGAAACGGAGTGCGACTTGCGGATGCCGAGGTAGATTTGACCCTTCCCGAAATCGTGACAGGCGCAGTGGCCTATTGGCCGATACGCGATGAGAGCCGAGAGTGGAAACTCGAGGTCGATGTCGATTACGCCAACTGGCATAGCTTCAAGCAAGTCGATCTTAGGTTGAGCAACGGAACGGTACAGCCAAAGCCTCGCAATTGGAATGGAGTATTCATTATCCGCACCGGCACCGAATATAAATGGATTCGTCCGTCCATTCTCCCTGAGTGGGACATTACTGCACGGTTCGGATATATTCGTTCACAAACTCCAGTGCCGGAACGGACGTTTGAACCGGCCGTTCCAGACGCCAACTACAATTCCTTCTCCGTGGGGCTAGGATTTCATTGCAAAGGAAAAGGAAATTTCCTTGGGTTCATCAAGTGCCAGAACCCACTCGTGGGCCCTGTAAGCATAAAGGGTGTTGGACTTGATCTCGCCTACAAGAATCAGATTTGCGAGTCGCGTACTGTCACAAATAATATCCTGCCCGTCGTGAACGGCACGTGGGAGACGCTCCTCCATGCTGGTGTGATGAATATTCGGATGAATTTCTGA
- a CDS encoding type II toxin-antitoxin system RelE/ParE family toxin, which translates to MIRSFRHKGLRLLFEHDEGRKLKADQLDRLRLILSALNAAETVEDMNQPTFRLHPLKGNRKGSWAVTVRANWRVTFRFTQGHAYDVDVEDYH; encoded by the coding sequence GTGATTCGAAGTTTCCGGCATAAGGGCTTGCGGCTTCTGTTCGAGCACGACGAGGGGAGGAAGCTCAAGGCTGATCAGCTCGACCGGCTGCGATTGATCCTCTCAGCGCTCAACGCCGCAGAAACGGTTGAGGATATGAATCAACCGACCTTTCGCCTGCATCCGTTGAAGGGAAATCGCAAGGGTTCGTGGGCTGTCACTGTTCGGGCGAACTGGCGGGTCACCTTTCGGTTCACTCAAGGACATGCGTACGATGTGGATGTAGAGGACTATCATTGA
- a CDS encoding JAB domain-containing protein, with translation MRGNSHVRFGKRDGRNRALEDVYDAPVPTSRDPTPSPEDRTLTTRLREAGDVLGIRLLDHLILGDDRLYSFADQGWPL, from the coding sequence ATGCGGGGAAACTCGCACGTCCGGTTCGGGAAGAGGGATGGGAGAAATCGCGCATTGGAAGATGTGTATGACGCTCCCGTCCCTACTTCACGCGATCCCACGCCGAGCCCTGAAGATCGGACGCTCACTACACGACTGCGGGAAGCCGGAGACGTACTGGGCATCAGGCTACTCGACCATCTCATTCTCGGTGACGACCGTCTCTATAGCTTTGCAGATCAGGGCTGGCCGTTGTGA
- a CDS encoding HigA family addiction module antitoxin, which produces MMKNPVHPGKLVAANLEELGLSVAAAAKAMKVTRQQLYNVIRGKSAVSPDMALRFEKAFGGGAAMWLGMQAAYDLAQARKDQRKVRIRRLAEHRLGVAS; this is translated from the coding sequence ATGATGAAGAATCCTGTCCACCCTGGGAAATTGGTCGCAGCCAATCTCGAGGAATTAGGCCTGAGCGTGGCGGCCGCCGCCAAGGCGATGAAGGTGACGAGGCAACAGCTATACAACGTCATCCGGGGGAAGAGTGCCGTCTCACCGGATATGGCCTTGCGGTTTGAAAAGGCGTTCGGCGGTGGCGCGGCGATGTGGTTGGGGATGCAGGCGGCCTATGATCTCGCGCAGGCGCGAAAAGATCAACGCAAAGTCAGGATCCGACGGCTTGCGGAACATCGGCTAGGGGTTGCGTCGTAA